One part of the Vicia villosa cultivar HV-30 ecotype Madison, WI linkage group LG6, Vvil1.0, whole genome shotgun sequence genome encodes these proteins:
- the LOC131610666 gene encoding sec-independent protein translocase protein TATA, chloroplastic-like — MTILNCVSFSSSISIPIPSPISRQQQPYKHLAFSSSSSLYSTSRVSITPRKQFRRNNGFTCNALFGLGVPELVVIAGVAAIVFGPKKLPEVGRSIGKTVKSFQQAAKEFESELKKEPDSTGGEPSEKPIAASQQEKQDTEVSSSKDSV, encoded by the exons ATGACGATATTGAACTGCGTTTCgttttcttcttcaatttcaaTTCCAATTCCATCCCCAATTTCAAGACAACAACAACCCTATAAACACCTCGCTTTTTCTTCGTCTTCCTCTCTATATTCCACCTCAAGGGTTTCGATTACTCCACGTAAGCAATTCCGAAGAAACAATGGTTTCACTTGCAACGCACTTTTCGGATTAGGTGTTCCCGAACTCGTTGTTATCGCCGGAGTTGCCGCCATCGTTTTTGGACCCAAGAAATTGCCTGAAGTTGGTCGCAGCATCGGTAAAACCGTCAAAAGCTTCCAACAG GCAGCAAAGGAGTTTGAGTCGGAGCTTAAAAAGGAACCTGATTCCACAGGAGGGGAGCCATCTGAGAAACCTATTGCTGCGAGCCAACAGGAGAAGCAAGATACTGAGGTGTCTAGTTCTAAGGATAGTGTATGA